In a genomic window of uncultured Flavobacterium sp.:
- a CDS encoding alpha/beta hydrolase: MSTFKTQDGTEIFYKDWGTGTPVVFHHGWPLSSDDWDAQMMFFLKQGYRVIAHDRRGHGRSGQSSEGNNMETYASDIAELTAFLDLKDAIHVGHSTGGGEVIRYAAKYGKLRVAKAVIISAVTPIMIQNETNPEGVPLSVFDEIRQGTAFNRAQYFYDFPIPFYGWNREGKAVQEGIRHNWWRQGMMGSVLAHHDGIKAFSESDFTEDLKSLDIPVLVLHGEDDQIVPYGQAPRAAALLKNGKLISYPGFPHGMPTTEAETINNDILAFIKA; this comes from the coding sequence ATGAGCACATTTAAAACACAAGACGGAACAGAAATTTTTTACAAAGATTGGGGAACAGGAACACCAGTAGTTTTTCACCACGGATGGCCTTTATCAAGCGATGATTGGGATGCTCAAATGATGTTTTTCCTAAAACAAGGATACAGAGTTATTGCACATGATCGCCGCGGACACGGTCGTTCTGGTCAAAGTTCAGAAGGAAACAACATGGAAACTTACGCATCAGATATCGCAGAATTAACTGCATTTCTTGATTTAAAAGATGCAATTCACGTTGGTCATTCAACCGGAGGTGGTGAAGTAATACGTTACGCAGCAAAATACGGAAAATTACGTGTTGCAAAAGCAGTAATTATTAGCGCTGTAACACCAATTATGATTCAGAACGAAACAAATCCTGAAGGAGTTCCATTATCAGTTTTTGACGAAATCAGACAAGGAACAGCTTTTAACAGAGCACAATATTTTTATGATTTCCCAATTCCATTTTACGGATGGAACCGCGAAGGAAAAGCAGTTCAGGAAGGAATTAGACACAATTGGTGGCGTCAGGGAATGATGGGTTCAGTTTTGGCACATCATGATGGAATCAAAGCTTTCTCTGAATCAGATTTTACAGAAGATCTTAAAAGTTTAGATATTCCGGTTTTGGTTTTACACGGAGAAGATGATCAAATCGTTCCTTACGGTCAGGCACCAAGAGCAGCAGCACTTTTGAAAAACGGAAAATTAATTTCTTATCCTGGTTTTCCTCACGGTATGCCAACTACAGAAGCAGAAACAATTAACAACGATATTTTGGCTTTCATTAAAGCGTAA
- a CDS encoding phosphoribosylpyrophosphate synthetase: MSSIQQPSFDTVTEALQWLNQQGFTENFNLDENCIRYNNNKQTMSPEEFKIEYLFRFEGDTDPGDEDIVYGIISEIYNIKGVLTSAFGIYADAVSAEMIRKLSTHSL; the protein is encoded by the coding sequence ATGAGTTCTATTCAACAACCGTCTTTTGATACTGTTACAGAAGCTTTACAATGGCTGAATCAGCAAGGTTTTACCGAAAACTTTAACCTTGACGAAAACTGTATTCGTTACAACAATAACAAACAAACGATGTCACCGGAAGAATTCAAAATCGAATATTTATTCCGTTTTGAAGGAGATACAGATCCCGGAGATGAAGATATTGTTTACGGAATTATATCTGAAATCTACAACATAAAAGGTGTTTTGACCAGCGCTTTTGGAATCTATGCCGACGCCGTTTCTGCTGAAATGATCCGTAAACTTTCAACACATTCTTTATAA